A portion of the Carassius carassius chromosome 42, fCarCar2.1, whole genome shotgun sequence genome contains these proteins:
- the LOC132124010 gene encoding C-C motif chemokine 20-like, translated as MRYWSTSKDQKDPKMACLKIYTLSFLLLLAFALETDAVSCCLSYTRHPRRCGILKGYIIQTMTGSCDLAAIIFQTEKGKSICADPAKDWTQKRVACLKMKAARMKTGGF; from the exons ATGAGATACTGGAGCACTTCCAAAGATCAAAAAGATCCAAAGATGGCTTGCCTTAAAATCTACACTTTGAGTTTCCTCCTACTCTTAGCTTTTGCTTTGGAGACAGATGCAG TGAGTTGCTGTCTTAGTTACACGAGACACCCTCGACGCTGTGGAATTCTGAAAGGCTACATTATCCAAACCATGACTGGCAGCTGTGATCTTGCAGCAATAAT CTTCCAAACTGAGAAAGGAAAATCAATCTGCGCTGACCCAGCAAAGGATTGGACCCAGAAGAGAGTTGCGTGCCTGAA GATGAAGGCAGCAAGAATGAAGACTGgcggtttttaa